The following proteins come from a genomic window of Paenibacillus sp. CAA11:
- a CDS encoding manganese catalase family protein produces MYFYKEDLINIIVPDKPDPEAAKVLQETLGGRFGEMRTMMQFFFQSSNFRGNALQYRDLLKGIFLEEISHVELVQNTINQLLTGSGEEPPGNGGVNGAPLQEAIKHANPHHFIMGAQSSLPVDAAGNPWNGNYVYSHGNLISDLLDNLVLESTGVLQKSRIYEMSTNKTFRETLAFLIVRDNAHQNAFAKALETLGVEWGKLFPVPNYDINKYPECRKYVDMGFHNAQFNFRLDSTRIGEIFSGQTPSRNGGTLEVVNPPQGFPVPVLPEMPNEHSPGLYDMNA; encoded by the coding sequence TTGTACTTCTATAAAGAAGATTTGATAAACATCATCGTACCGGACAAGCCTGATCCGGAAGCAGCCAAGGTGCTTCAAGAAACTTTGGGCGGCCGCTTTGGCGAGATGCGGACCATGATGCAGTTCTTTTTCCAGAGCAGCAATTTCCGCGGGAATGCTCTTCAGTACCGGGATTTACTAAAAGGAATATTTCTAGAGGAAATCAGTCATGTGGAACTGGTTCAGAATACGATTAACCAACTGCTAACCGGTTCTGGAGAAGAGCCGCCAGGAAACGGCGGAGTGAACGGAGCACCTCTTCAAGAGGCAATTAAACATGCCAATCCCCACCATTTCATCATGGGGGCGCAAAGCTCATTACCGGTGGATGCAGCCGGAAATCCGTGGAACGGCAACTATGTATACAGTCATGGCAATCTGATCAGTGACCTGCTTGACAACCTTGTACTTGAATCAACTGGAGTGCTGCAGAAATCACGGATTTATGAAATGAGTACGAATAAAACTTTCCGCGAGACGCTTGCCTTTCTGATCGTCCGCGATAATGCACATCAGAATGCATTCGCCAAAGCTCTTGAGACACTTGGAGTCGAGTGGGGTAAACTGTTCCCTGTTCCTAACTATGACATCAATAAATATCCAGAATGCCGAAAATACGTGGATATGGGCTTCCATAATGCACAGTTTAATTTCCGGCTAGACTCTACACGAATCGGCGAAATATTCAGCGGTCAAACGCCAAGCCGCAACGGTGGAACATTGGAAGTCGTCAACCCTCCTCAAGGATTCCCGGTTCCTGTCCTACCAGAAATGCCTAACGAACACAGCCCTGGTTTGTACGATATGAAC